The Meriones unguiculatus strain TT.TT164.6M chromosome 1, Bangor_MerUng_6.1, whole genome shotgun sequence genome has a segment encoding these proteins:
- the LOC110549466 gene encoding aromatase: MFLEMLNPVHYNVTITVPEAMPVSAMPLLLIMGLLFLIWNYESTSSIPGPGYCLGIGPLISHGRFLWMGIGSACNYYNKLYGEFTRVWISGEETLVISKSSSMFHVMKHSNYISRFGSKRGLQCIGMHENGIIFNNNPELWKTIRPFFMKALTGPGLVRMVEVCVESIKRHLDRLDEVTDSSGHVDVLTFMRHIMLDTSNMLFLGIPLDESSIVKKIQGYFNAWQALLIKPNIFFKISWLYRKYERSVKDLKDEIAVLVEEKRHKVSTAEKLEDCMDFATDLIFAERRGDLTKENVNQCVLEMLIAAPDTMSVTLYFMLLLIAEHPEVEKAILKEIHTVVGDRDIRIDDIQNLKMVENFINESMRFQPVVNLVMRRALEDDVIDGYPVKKGTNIILNIGRMHRLEYFPKPNEFTLENFEKNVPYRYFQPFGFGPRSCAGKYIAMVMMKVVLVTLLKRFQVKILQKRSIENMPKKNDLSLHPNEDHHLVEIMFSPRNSDKYLKQ, translated from the exons ATGTTTCTGGAGATGCTGAACCCGGTGCACTATAACGTCACCATCACAGTCCCGGAAGCAATGCCTGTCAGTGCCATGCCGCTCCTGCTGATCATGGGCCTCCTCTTCTTGATTTGGAATTATGAGAGCACGTCTTCAATACCAG GTCCTGGCTACTGTCTGGGAATTGGGCCCCTCATCTCCCACGGCAGATTCTTGTGGATGGGGATTGGAAGTGCCTGCAACTACTACAACAAGCTATACGGAGAGTTCACGAGAGTCTGGATCAGTGGAGAGGAGACGCTCGTTATCAGCAA GTCCTCAAGTATGTTCCACGTGATGAAGCACAGCAACTACATCTCCAGGTTCGGCAGCAAGCGCGGACTGCAGTGCATCGGCATGCACGAGAACGGCATCATATTCAACAACAATCCGGAGCTCTGGAAAACAATTCGCCCTTTCTTCATGAAAG CCCTGACAGGCCCAGGTCTCGTTCGGATGGTAGAGGTTTGTGTGGAGTCCATCAAGCGGCACTTGGACAGGCTGGACGAAGTCACTGACAGTTCAGGCCACGTGGACGTGTTGACTTTCATGAGGCACATCATGCTGGACACCTCTAACATGCTCTTCCTGGGGATCCCCCTGGACG AAAGTTCCATTGTGAAAAAAATCCAGGGTTATTTCAACGCATGGCAAGCTCTCCTCATCAAACCAAATATCTTCTTCAAGATCTCTTGGCTCTACAGGAAGTATGAAAGATCCGT caAGGACTTGAAAGACGAGATAGCTGTTTTGGTGgaagaaaaaagacacaaagttTCCACAGCGGAGAAACTGGAAGACTGCATGGATTTTGCCACTGATTTGATTTTTGCTGAG CGACGCGGAGACCTGACGAAAGAGAACGTGAACCAGTGTGTCCTGGAGATGCTGATCGCAGCGCCTGACACCATGTCTGTCACCCTGTACTTCATGCTCCTTCTCATTGCAGAGCACCCTGAGGTTGAAAAGGCAATCCTGAAGGAAATCCACACTGTCGTTG GTGACAGAGACATAAGAATCGATGACATCCAGAATTTAAAAATGGTAGAAAACTTCATTAATGAAAGCATGCGGTTCCAGCCCGTTGTGAACTTGGTCATGCGCAGAGCCCTGGAAGATGATGTCATTGATGGTTACCCGGTTAAGAAAGGAACTAACATCATCCTGAATATCGGAAGAATGCACAGGCTGGAATATTTCCCCAAGCCCAATGAATTTACCCTTGAAAACTTCGAGAAGAAT GTTCCCTACAGGTATTTTCAGCCATTTGGCTTCGGGCCCCGCAGCTGTGCCGGGAAGTACATCGCCATGGTGATGATGAAGGTTGTCCTGGTTACACTTCTGAAACGGTTCCAGGTGAAGATCTTGCAAAAGAGGAGCATCGAAAACATGCCGAAAAAGAATGACCTGTCCTTGCACCCAAATGAGGACCACCACCTTGTGGAGATAATGTTCTCTCCAAGGAATTCAGACAAGTACCTCAAACAGTAA